ACCAGCAGTACCGCGGCTACTGACCGCTCCCCCCGGCTGTCCGTGCCACCTGGCAGGATGAGGTCATGGGGACTGCGGAACTGCGCTCGATACACATCCACCCGGTCAAGGCTTTCCGGCCCGTGGGGCTGCGGGAGGCCGTGGTGGAGCCCTGGGGACTGGCCGGGGACCGGCGCTGGGTGCTGATCGACGACGGGGGAAAGGTCGTCACCCAGCGTCAGCGGCCACATCTCGCACCGGCCGTCGCCGAGCTGATGCCCGGCGGCGGCCTGCGGCTGTCCGCGCCCGGACACGAGCCGCTCACGGTCCCCGTGCCGGTACCGGGGACGACGGTCACGGTGGACATCTTCGGCGACAAGGTGGAGGCCGTCGCGGCCGACGACGCCGCGCACGCCTGGTGCAGCGCCCTCGTGGGCGCCGAGGTGCGCCTCGCGCACATGGACGACCCCGCCACCCGCCGCCCCGTCGACCCGGCCTTCGCGCGCCCCGGCGAGACCGTGAGCTTCGCCGACGGCTACCCGCTGCTGCTCACGTCGCTGTCCTCCCTCGACTCCCTCAACTCGCTGATCGCCGAGGGCGACCGCGCCGAGGAGGGCCCGGTGCCGATGAACCGCTTCCGGCCCAGTGTCGTGGTGGGCGGCACCGCCGCCTGGGCCGAGGACGACTGGCAGCGCGTCGCGATCGGAGAGGTCTCC
The sequence above is drawn from the Streptomyces sp. SAT1 genome and encodes:
- a CDS encoding MOSC domain-containing protein is translated as MGTAELRSIHIHPVKAFRPVGLREAVVEPWGLAGDRRWVLIDDGGKVVTQRQRPHLAPAVAELMPGGGLRLSAPGHEPLTVPVPVPGTTVTVDIFGDKVEAVAADDAAHAWCSALVGAEVRLAHMDDPATRRPVDPAFARPGETVSFADGYPLLLTSLSSLDSLNSLIAEGDRAEEGPVPMNRFRPSVVVGGTAAWAEDDWQRVAIGEVSFRVAKPCGRCVVTTTDQDTGARGKEPLHTLGRHRRFGGSLVFGQNLVPETTGTIRLGDPVTILE